GGACGATCACCGACCTCCACGGCCGCGAGGTCGAGCGCGAGGGACGGCTCGTCGTCCCGTCGTTTCACCCGGCGGCGGCGCTGTACGACCGGAGCAAGGTCGAGGCGATCGAGTCGGCCCTCGCGGCGGCGTTCGAGGCGGCGTAGCGTCGGGTCGAACCGACACGTTTCCGTCCGTCCCGTCCCGACCACCCGCCATGGCAGACGAGCGAACGGCCGAGGCCGCCGGCGTGACCGCGACCTACCGCGAGACGGAGACCGAACGGCTCCTCGTGTTCGACCGCGACGGCCGGACCGCGGCGGTCGCCCAGAACCGCGACGGGTACGCCATGCTCGCGGTCAGGCGGGCGGCCGACGGCGACGAACTCGAACGGTACTACGGCTTCGAGATGGCCCTCGACCACGCCGCGGAGTTGCTGGGCGTCCCGCCACAGGACCTGCCGGTGCCGGCGGCGGCCGCGGACATGGGCATGTGAGTCAGGTCACGACCGCGTAGACGAACAGCAGGCCGAAGTACGTCGCGACCACCGCGGCGAGCGCGAGCAACCGGAACCGGCGCAACTCGGCGCCCTCGGCGTCGTATGCCGCCTCGAACGCCGCGCGCTCGCTCGCGTCGATCCGGTCGGGGTGGGAGTGCCCGAGGTGGAGCGTCCGCAGGCGCTCCTCGGGGAACGGCCGGTCGCAGTAGGGGCAGGCGACGGCGGCCGCGTCCGCCGGGACGGCGGTCTCGGGGTCGTCGCGGTCGGCGGCGCGAGGCTCCGGCCGGCTCACGGGTCCGACGACGCGCCCCACGGTGATGGCTCTTGGCCCGCGTCGCGTCGCGCGAGGGTCCCGTCGGAGGCCGCGCCCGCAAAAGCGAGGTTCCTATATACGCGGAGTCGTACGGTTCCGTACGTAGCCGTGGATACCGAGGCCTTCCCCCGACCGATCGGGACGCGACCCCGTTTCTCGGCGCTGCTCGCAGCCACTGCGCTCGGCGTCTACCTCCTGCTGGTCGTCGGCGCGACGACGTCGCTCACCGACGCCGCCGCGGCGTGTACGACGTGGCCGACCTGCCACGCGCCGACCGACCCGCTGAGCCAGACCGAACTCGCGATCGCGTGGGGCCACCGCCTCGCCGCCGCCGTCGTCGGCCTGCTCGTCGTCGCCTCGACGGCGGTCGGCGTCCTCGGCGACGCCCCGCGGCGCGTCCGTGCCGCGCTGGTCGCCGCGTTCGTCCTCTACGTCGTTCAGGTGGGCGTCGGCGCGCTGACGGCTGTCGACGGCCCCGGCGCGATCGCTCCCGGCCTGCACCTCGCGCTCGGCGTCGTCATCCTCTCGGCGGTCGTCGTCGCGCTCGCGTGGGACCTCGAAGCCGCCACCGGGACCGACGACGAGGCGACCGACCCCGCACCCGAGCCGGCCCCGGACCCCCTCGCGGACGAGGAGGCGACCCCGCGGCGACTCCCCGAGGGCGGCCTCGCCCGCGCCCGACTGACCGCGGTCGCCTACGTCAGGATGATGAAACCGCGGCTGATGTGGCTGCTCTGTCTCGTCGCCGCGGCCGGGATGGCGCTGGCGGCCGGCCCCGACCTCGACGCCCACACCATCGTCGCGACCCTCGGCGGCGGCGTCCTCGCGATCGGCGCGAGCGGCACTTTCAACCACGTCCTCGAACGCGACGTCGACCGCCGGATGTCGCGGACCGCCGACCGGCCGCTCGCGACCGACCTGATCCCCGCGCGGAACGCGGTGCTGTTCGGGCTGTTCCTCGCGGCCGCGTCGACGACCGTCTTCCTCTCGATCAACGCGCTGGCCGCGGGGCTTGGCCTCGCCGCGATCCTCTTTTACAGCGTCGTCTACACGCTGGTTCTCAAGCCCAACACCGTCCAGAATACCGTCATCGGCGGCGTCGCGGGGGCGTTGCCCGCGCTGATCGGCTGGGCGGCGGTCACGAACGAGATCGGCGTCCCCGCGCTCGCGCTCGCCGGCGTCATCTTCCTCTGGACGCCCGCGCACTTCTACAACCTCGCGCTCGCCTACCGCGACGACTACGCCCGCGGTGGCTTCCCGATGATGCCGGTCGTCCGCGGCGAGACCGAGACCCGAAAGCACATCCTCTACTACATCGCAGCGACGTTCGTCGCCACGGTCGCGCTCGCCTGGCTTACCGACCTCGGGGCCGTCTACGCCGTCACGGTCGTCGTCTTCGGCGGGGTCTTCCTCCGGTACGCCGTCTCGCTGCACTTCGAGCAGACCGACTCGGCGGCGTTCCGCGCGTTCCACGCCTCGAACGCCTTCCTCGGCGCCGTGCTGGTGGCGATCCTCGTCGACGCACTCGTCGCGCTGCCGGCGTTCTGACGGCGCCGATCGGGTAATTTCCGTTTACCGCTCCAACCGAGCGTTAGCTTCGCGACGACGGCGGGGCAAGCGGGTCGCCGTCGTCCGATCCACGGCGCGCGGCCAAAACGATCGCGCTCCTTTTTGCCGCTACTCGTGCCAGCGACGGCCGCATGAGCCAGCCATCCGACGACCCCACGACGGACGCGGACGCGACGACCGCCGAGGACGAGCGCGCGAGTGCCGGCCGTCGAGGCCGGGACGACGGCGACCTCCGGGGCAAGCGGCTGCTCAGCGGCTTCGTCTCCGTGATCGGCCTGTGGATCGCGCTCTCGCCGACCGTCTACGAGACGACGCAGGCCGGCCTCTGGAACAACGCGGTCGTGGGCGCGGCGATCTTCCTCGTCGCCGGCTACAACTTCTACCGGATCGGGACGCTGCGCGCGTCGAGTACGGCCGCGATGGCGCTGGTCGCCCTGCTGGGGCTGTGGTCGGCGGTCGCCCCGTTCGCGATCGAGATGATAGACCAGGGGATCTTCTGGAGCACCGTCGTCTCCGGGGCGGCGATCGCGCTGCTTTCGGCGTACGTCGCGTACGCCTCCGGCGAGAGGCGCGCGGAGCGGGCCGCCGAACCCGCCGAAGGCGTCAGGTGACCGGCCGAGAAGGAGGCTCAGTCGCCCCCGGCGCCGTTCCGGGCGGCGTCGATCCGCTCGAACTGTTCGTCGCTGAGCGAGAGGTCGACGGCGCCGACGTTCTCGTCTAGCTGGTCGACGGTGCGCGCGCCGACGATGGGGACGCAGGTGAACCGATCCTGATCCATCAGCCAGCGCAGCGAGACCTGCGAGGGCGTCGCGTCGACCTCGTCGGCGACCGACTCGACCGCCTCCAGTACGTCCCACGCGGTGTCGGTGGCGTAGTACTCGCCGAAGCGCTCGGTGAGGCTGCCCCGGGAGCCGTCGGGCGCCTCGACCGAGCCGTCCGCGGCGCGCTCGTACTTGCCGGTGAGGAAGCCGCCGGCCAGCGGCGAGTACGGGCAGACCGCGAGGTCCCGGTCGGCACAGACGTCGAGGTAGTCGCCGACCTCGTCGTAGTGGGCGGCGTTGACCATCGGCTGGGTCACCTCGAACCGTTCGAGGCCGTCGACGTCGGCGGTCCAGAGGGCCTTCGTGAGTTGCCAGGCGGCCATCGTCGAGGCGCCGAGATAGTGGACTTTCCCCTCGCGGACGAGTTCGGTGAGCGTCCGGAGCGTCTCGCGGATCGGCGTGTTTTCGTCCCAGCGGTGGATGTAGTAGAGGTCGAGGTAGTCGGTGCCGAGGCGGTCGAGCGTCCCCTCGATCTGCGCCCGGACGTGTTTGCGCCCGAGTCCCGAATCGTTCGGGCCGGGGTCGCCCCAGCCGTCGAACGGGAAGTAGACCTTCGAGGCGAGCACGAAGTCCTCCCGGTCGTGGTCTTCGAGCCACTCGCCGATGTACTCCTCGCTGGTCCCGTGTGGCGTCCCGTAGACGTTGGCGGTGTCGACGAAGTTGATGCCGCGTTCCCACGCCGCGTCGAGCAACTCGTGGGCCTCCTCGCGGTCCGTCTCGACCACGCCGTCGGACTCCTTGGCGAACCGCCAGGTTCCGAAACACAGTCGCGAGACGGTCGTACCCGTGTTACCGAGCGTGACGTACTCCATGGCAGCGGGTTCACGTGCGAGTGTGAAAACCGATGGGGAAGCGGCGATCGGGCGACCGCATGTCACACCACCGAAAGGATTCTAAGCCACACCGCGGTAGTCGGCGTATGGACGTCCCCGAACCGCGGGAGATTTCGGACGCGACCCTCGCGGAGATGGTCCGGACGGTCGAACCGACGTGGGACCTCCGGGAGGCGGTCCCGGTCGAACGCGGCTTCTGTTCCGTCTCCCGCGTCGTCGTCGACGACGGCGGCGCGAGCCGTACGCTGTACCTGAAGGCGTCGCCCGACGGGGACCCCCGGTCGATCCCGACCGAGGCCCGGCTTCAGGCGGTCCTCGACGCCCGCACGTCGATTCCCGTCCCCGAGGTGCTCGGCGTCGTCGACGACGGCGACGCCCTCCCGACCCCGTACTACCTCATGACCGCCCTCCCCGGCGAGGCGGTCGCCTACGAGCGCGTCTGTCGGCTCGACGACGACGCGCTCCGGCGACTCGCCCGGGAGACGGGGCGGTACCTCGCCGAGTTGCACTCGGTTCCGGCGGTCGATCGGTTCGGCCTGGTTCGCCACGACGGCCCCGAACTGACCGGCGAACGGCCGAGCGGCGATCCGAGGCCCCTGACCGTCGCGGGGTCCCGGGAGGAGTGGCCGTCCTACCTGCGCGAGTACGCCGCCCGCGAACTCGACCGGCTCGCTGACTCCCGGTTTTCGGACCTGGCGTCCGACCTGAACCGGTGGGTCGAGAAGCGACTCGACGCCCTCCACGGACCGTTCGAGCCGGTTCTGGGGCGCAACGACCACGGACTGCACAACCTCCTTGTCGACCCCGAAACCGGCGAGATCACCGCGGTGCTCGACTGGGGGTACACGCTCGCCGCGCCCGCGGCCTTCGATTTCGAGTTCGCGGTCTACATCTACGGCGGGGCCTTTCTGGCGGGTCTCCCCGACGTCCCGGACCGGCGTCCGCTGGTCCGCGAGGCGATGCTGTCGGGCTACCGGACGGCCGCGCCGGACCGCGCCGAGGCGGTCTCGACCCCGGTCCCGCTCTACGGAGCGCTGGCGGCGGCCCGCATCATGAACGACTTCCGCCACCTCGACGTGCCCGACGGGTGCGAAGCGGCGGTGATGGATCGTATCAGGGCGGACGTCCGCAGTCTCGTCGACGGCTGACCCGCCGGCCCGCTCAGCGGACCGCCGGCAGCACCTCCTCCTCGTAGAACTCGATCGCCGCCTCCTGGTCGTCGCCGATCTGGTGGACGTAGACGTGGTCGAAGCCGGCGTCGATCGCCTGCCGGATCGACTCGACGTGCGCGTCCGGATCGGGACTCGTGACCGTCGATCCCTCGGCGACGTCCTCGGGTTCGACCATCGCGGCCGCCTGCTCGAAGTGTGCCGGCGTCGGCAGTTCCTGGCTCAACTCGCCGGAGAGCGCCGTGTTCGGCCACCGCTCGTACACCGTCTCGACGGCTTCCTCCTCGGTCTCGGCGTAGCAGACGTCGAGTTGTGTGTACGTCGGCCCCTCGCCGCCGGCGTCGGCGTAGGCCTCGCGGACCGCCTCCTGCGGGCCGACCGTCCAGAGGCCGTCGCCCGCCTCGGCGGCCATCCGGGCGGCCTTCGGACCGAACGCCGAGACGACGATTTCGGGGATCTCGTCGGGTGTCGTGTAGAGTCTGGCGTTCTCGACGGTGTAGTGCTCGCCACGGTGGCTCGTGTTCCGCCCGGTCCAGAGTTTCCGCATGACGTCCATCGCCTCCTCTAGCATCTCGAGGCGGACCTCGTGTTCGGGCCAGCGCGCACCCGTCACGTGCTCGTTCAGGTTCTCGCCGGTGCCGACGCCGAACGTGAATCGGCCGTCGGCCATCACCTGGACCGTCGCGACGGCGTGGGCGACGTTGACGGGGTGGATGCGGATCGTCGGACAGGTGACGCCGACGCCGATCTCGATCTCGTCGGTCGCGCGGGCGATCGCGCCGAGCGTCGACCAGACGAACGGCGCGTTCCCCTGTGCCGAAATCCACGGGTGGAAGTGATCCGAGATCGAGACGAAGTCGAAGCCGGCCGCCTCGGCCCGGACGGCGACGTCGACGAGGCGATCCGGGCCGTGTTCCTCGCTCGAAAGAGTGTAACCGAGACTCGTCATGGGCGGCCCGCTACCACGAACGGGCGCCTAACGGTTGAGCCTGCGAGGGCAAGAAGGCGGGCGGGTCAGCCTTCCATCCCGCCGAACGAGAGGCCGCTCTCGATGTACCGCTGGGCGAAGAGGTAGATGAAGACGATCGGCGAGGCGTACAGCAGCGCGAACGCCGAGAACCGCCCCCACGGCACCGAGTAGGTGTCGATGAGCATGAACAGCCCGACCGGGAGCGTGTAGTTTTCCGGCTGCAGGACGGTCTGGGCGACGATGAACTCCATCCACGGGGTGAGAAAGATGAAGATGAAGATCGTCGCCAGGCCGGGTTTCGCCAGCGGGAGGACGACCTCCCAGGCGACCCGGAACGGCGAGGCGCCGTCCATGATCGCCGCCTCCTCGTAGGAGACGGGGATCGAGTCCATGTAGGTCTTGAGCAGCCAGGTGTTGAACGGCACCGCCAGCGCGGCGTAGTAGATCGACATCGCGAGGCGGCTGTTCGCCGCGCCGACGCCGACGAAGATCGTATAGAGCGCGATGAGCGCGGCGATGCCGAGGCCGCCGCCGATCTGCGTGAACAGGACGTAGCCGTAGAGGATCTTCATCCGGCCGACGAACTGCCGCCGGGAGAAGGCGTACGCCCCCGGAACGATCAGCGCCAGCGCGATGAGCACGGTCGGGATCGCGATCGCGAGGCTGTTTTTGAGGTAGCGCCAGAAGTCCGAGGTCTCCTCGACGCCGTAGGCGCTCGCTTCGAGGAAGACGACCCGCGGGGTCGTGACGTAGAACGTGACGTCCGTCAGCGGGATCGAGATGGCGACCGTCACCGACGGGATGGCGATGTCGCCGATCACCCAGAGGAACGCCTCCGGGCTGATCTCTCCCGGCAACAGGCCGGCGCTCTCGGTCGAGTACAGGGTCCCGCCCTCGCCCTGGAGGGCGAGGCCGAGGATCCACACGACCGGGAACAGCAACGCCACGACGAACGCCAGCGTCGCGACCGTCGAGAGGGCGGTCTTGGCCACGTCGAGCGGGTCGACGGTTCCCTCGCGGATCCCCTCGACCGTGTACGCGACCTCGTCGCGGAGGTCCGCGGGCTTGTTCAGCGCGCTCTCGACGTCGGTCCGAATCTTGCGGGCGATCCAGCCGAGGAGCGTCATTCTCCGTCCACCCCCTCGGCGAGTCGCCCTTTCTTGACGGCTACGATCATGAACATCGCGACGAAGGCGACGGCGGTGAGCATGATCGCCGCGCCGGCGCCGTACTTGTCGAACGCGAACGCTTCGCGGTACCCGTACAGGATGAGGAGTTCGTTCTGTCTGGACGGACCGCCCCGGTTGAACACGTACGGGATGAGGAACTGCTGGAACGACGCGGCGGCCGTGAGGATCGACGCGAACAGGACCGGCCGTTTGATCGATGGGACGGTCACGTGCCAGAACCGGTGGAGGTAGCCGGCGCCGTCGACCTTAGCGGCGTCGACGAGTTCGTCGGGGACGGCCTGTAGCGCGCTCACCGTGATGAGCACCATAAACGGGTACGCGAGCCACATCTCGGTGACGTTGTAGGTGAGAAACGCGATCCACCGGTCCTGGAGCCACGCCTGCTGGCCGAACCCGAGCGACATGAAAAACTGGTTTGCGAGCCCGAAACGGGCGGAACTGAACACGCCGCGCCAGACCGTGATCGTGAAGATGGTCGGCAGCCCCATCGGGACGATGATGACCGCGCGCATGTAGCGCTTGCCGCGGACGCGGTCGCTCGTGAGCACCATCGCGATGAAGACCCCGAACGCGACCTTCAGCGCCACGCTCGTGGCGACGAACAGCATCGTGATGCCGATCGAGTTCCAGAACAGCGGGCTCGCGGCCTCGACGCCGACGAAGGGGAACTCGGAGGTGACCGACGCGGAGACGGACAGCAGGTCGGCGTAGTTCTCGAGGCCGACGAACGTCTCGTCGCCGCGGAGGCCGAAGAAGCCGGTGAGCCCGCCGGGGCCGTCCGCGAAGACGGTCGCGGGTTCGGCGTCGGTCAGCGAGAGGTAGGCCGTGTAGAGAAGCGGGAAGAACATGAACGCCGCGAACGCGAACAGCCCCGGCAA
The Salinilacihabitans rarus DNA segment above includes these coding regions:
- a CDS encoding DUF7111 family protein; this translates as MADERTAEAAGVTATYRETETERLLVFDRDGRTAAVAQNRDGYAMLAVRRAADGDELERYYGFEMALDHAAELLGVPPQDLPVPAAAADMGM
- a CDS encoding DUF7410 domain-containing protein; protein product: MSRPEPRAADRDDPETAVPADAAAVACPYCDRPFPEERLRTLHLGHSHPDRIDASERAAFEAAYDAEGAELRRFRLLALAAVVATYFGLLFVYAVVT
- a CDS encoding heme o synthase, producing MDTEAFPRPIGTRPRFSALLAATALGVYLLLVVGATTSLTDAAAACTTWPTCHAPTDPLSQTELAIAWGHRLAAAVVGLLVVASTAVGVLGDAPRRVRAALVAAFVLYVVQVGVGALTAVDGPGAIAPGLHLALGVVILSAVVVALAWDLEAATGTDDEATDPAPEPAPDPLADEEATPRRLPEGGLARARLTAVAYVRMMKPRLMWLLCLVAAAGMALAAGPDLDAHTIVATLGGGVLAIGASGTFNHVLERDVDRRMSRTADRPLATDLIPARNAVLFGLFLAAASTTVFLSINALAAGLGLAAILFYSVVYTLVLKPNTVQNTVIGGVAGALPALIGWAAVTNEIGVPALALAGVIFLWTPAHFYNLALAYRDDYARGGFPMMPVVRGETETRKHILYYIAATFVATVALAWLTDLGAVYAVTVVVFGGVFLRYAVSLHFEQTDSAAFRAFHASNAFLGAVLVAILVDALVALPAF
- a CDS encoding SPW repeat domain-containing protein, whose protein sequence is MSQPSDDPTTDADATTAEDERASAGRRGRDDGDLRGKRLLSGFVSVIGLWIALSPTVYETTQAGLWNNAVVGAAIFLVAGYNFYRIGTLRASSTAAMALVALLGLWSAVAPFAIEMIDQGIFWSTVVSGAAIALLSAYVAYASGERRAERAAEPAEGVR
- a CDS encoding aldo/keto reductase, giving the protein MEYVTLGNTGTTVSRLCFGTWRFAKESDGVVETDREEAHELLDAAWERGINFVDTANVYGTPHGTSEEYIGEWLEDHDREDFVLASKVYFPFDGWGDPGPNDSGLGRKHVRAQIEGTLDRLGTDYLDLYYIHRWDENTPIRETLRTLTELVREGKVHYLGASTMAAWQLTKALWTADVDGLERFEVTQPMVNAAHYDEVGDYLDVCADRDLAVCPYSPLAGGFLTGKYERAADGSVEAPDGSRGSLTERFGEYYATDTAWDVLEAVESVADEVDATPSQVSLRWLMDQDRFTCVPIVGARTVDQLDENVGAVDLSLSDEQFERIDAARNGAGGD
- a CDS encoding phosphotransferase family protein, translated to MDVPEPREISDATLAEMVRTVEPTWDLREAVPVERGFCSVSRVVVDDGGASRTLYLKASPDGDPRSIPTEARLQAVLDARTSIPVPEVLGVVDDGDALPTPYYLMTALPGEAVAYERVCRLDDDALRRLARETGRYLAELHSVPAVDRFGLVRHDGPELTGERPSGDPRPLTVAGSREEWPSYLREYAARELDRLADSRFSDLASDLNRWVEKRLDALHGPFEPVLGRNDHGLHNLLVDPETGEITAVLDWGYTLAAPAAFDFEFAVYIYGGAFLAGLPDVPDRRPLVREAMLSGYRTAAPDRAEAVSTPVPLYGALAAARIMNDFRHLDVPDGCEAAVMDRIRADVRSLVDG
- a CDS encoding TIGR03557 family F420-dependent LLM class oxidoreductase, whose translation is MTSLGYTLSSEEHGPDRLVDVAVRAEAAGFDFVSISDHFHPWISAQGNAPFVWSTLGAIARATDEIEIGVGVTCPTIRIHPVNVAHAVATVQVMADGRFTFGVGTGENLNEHVTGARWPEHEVRLEMLEEAMDVMRKLWTGRNTSHRGEHYTVENARLYTTPDEIPEIVVSAFGPKAARMAAEAGDGLWTVGPQEAVREAYADAGGEGPTYTQLDVCYAETEEEAVETVYERWPNTALSGELSQELPTPAHFEQAAAMVEPEDVAEGSTVTSPDPDAHVESIRQAIDAGFDHVYVHQIGDDQEAAIEFYEEEVLPAVR
- a CDS encoding sugar ABC transporter permease yields the protein MTLLGWIARKIRTDVESALNKPADLRDEVAYTVEGIREGTVDPLDVAKTALSTVATLAFVVALLFPVVWILGLALQGEGGTLYSTESAGLLPGEISPEAFLWVIGDIAIPSVTVAISIPLTDVTFYVTTPRVVFLEASAYGVEETSDFWRYLKNSLAIAIPTVLIALALIVPGAYAFSRRQFVGRMKILYGYVLFTQIGGGLGIAALIALYTIFVGVGAANSRLAMSIYYAALAVPFNTWLLKTYMDSIPVSYEEAAIMDGASPFRVAWEVVLPLAKPGLATIFIFIFLTPWMEFIVAQTVLQPENYTLPVGLFMLIDTYSVPWGRFSAFALLYASPIVFIYLFAQRYIESGLSFGGMEG
- a CDS encoding carbohydrate ABC transporter permease, with protein sequence MSLSSVGRQTRQRYEEAVPYGVRRWIDENGSLLLVLPGLFAFAAFMFFPLLYTAYLSLTDAEPATVFADGPGGLTGFFGLRGDETFVGLENYADLLSVSASVTSEFPFVGVEAASPLFWNSIGITMLFVATSVALKVAFGVFIAMVLTSDRVRGKRYMRAVIIVPMGLPTIFTITVWRGVFSSARFGLANQFFMSLGFGQQAWLQDRWIAFLTYNVTEMWLAYPFMVLITVSALQAVPDELVDAAKVDGAGYLHRFWHVTVPSIKRPVLFASILTAAASFQQFLIPYVFNRGGPSRQNELLILYGYREAFAFDKYGAGAAIMLTAVAFVAMFMIVAVKKGRLAEGVDGE